Sequence from the Priestia megaterium genome:
CCCGACAATAAGAAGCGGGTTGTAATTAAAATTGGAAGTAGTTCATTAACAAGTTCACACGGTGAAATCAGCAGACGGAAGCTCGAGCGCCTTGTGGATCAAGTCGTAGACTTAAAAGATAGCGGTCATGAAGTTCTATTGGTTTCATCAGGAGCTGTAGCTGCAGGCTACCGCAAGCTTGGCTGCTTAGAGCGACCTAGCTCTTTACCTGAAAAACAAGCAGCTGCCTCAATCGGTCAAGGACTGTTAATGGAGGCTTATTCAGAACTGTTTCTATCCCATGGATACGTTGCTTCTCAAATCTTAATTACGAGAGACGATTTTTCAGACGAAAATCGTTACAACAATGCACGAAATACAATTAACGTGCTGCTAGAACGCGGCATTGTGCCAATTGTCAATGAAAACGATACGGTAACCATCAATCGATTAAAATTTGGCGATAATGATACACTTTCAGCTAAAGTTGCTGGACTAGTGGATTCCGACCTGCTTATTATTTTATCGGATATCGATGGCTTATACAGCGCGGACCCTCGCCAGGATCCAAATGCAAAATTAGTTCCTCACGTAGGGGAAATCACGCAAGAAATCGAAGAATCTGCAGGAGATTCAGGAAGTTCAGTTGGAACAGGCGGTATGCGCTCGAAAATTGACGCGTTCAAAATCGCTATGGCGTCAGGAATTCCAGCATTTTTAGGAAGAGCTGGCGTGCCAAACATTTTAACACAAGCGGTTGACGGAGATGCAACAGGAACGTATTTTGAATCTGAAGATGATTCTGCGAACCTTAATCAGAAAAAGCAGTGGATTGCGTTTAACTCTGGTCCTGAAGGGGAAATAGTAGTCGAAGATGCCGCGAAACGTGCAATTATTGAAGAT
This genomic interval carries:
- the proB gene encoding glutamate 5-kinase — translated: MSPDNKKRVVIKIGSSSLTSSHGEISRRKLERLVDQVVDLKDSGHEVLLVSSGAVAAGYRKLGCLERPSSLPEKQAAASIGQGLLMEAYSELFLSHGYVASQILITRDDFSDENRYNNARNTINVLLERGIVPIVNENDTVTINRLKFGDNDTLSAKVAGLVDSDLLIILSDIDGLYSADPRQDPNAKLVPHVGEITQEIEESAGDSGSSVGTGGMRSKIDAFKIAMASGIPAFLGRAGVPNILTQAVDGDATGTYFESEDDSANLNQKKQWIAFNSGPEGEIVVEDAAKRAIIEDKEPLLREHVKYIKGHFSERAVVRILDKDENELALGVTNYSSDELAQNEPIDQPIVDSEGLVCHLEIPVPVGL